Part of the Pirellulales bacterium genome, CGCGTTGGACGCCTGGCGATTCGTCTCCCAGCCGCTCCAAGATCAGTGGCATGTATTGTTCGCCATGCCGAGCGAGAATGCGCACAGCCAGTTCGCGATCACGCGGCGCTTTGCTCGAGAGTTGCTGAACGACCGCTTGCCGCGCATCCCCGCCAATGCGGTCTAATAGCCACAACGCTCGTGCGGCCAGTTCTGGCTGAGCTGTTGCAACTAGCGATTGCAAAGCGGGGACTGTTTCCGCCGGAGTCGCCAGCAGATGCTCGCGAGCGAGGAATTGCGTTGCCAGATTGGGACTGGCAAGCGCGGCCAGCGCAGCGCTGGCAGTTGTATACGGTCCGGGTTTCGCGAGCGGTGGCTCTAGCGCCACGCTCGGTTTTAGTCGGTAGATGCGGCCTTGATGGGGGTTGTTGTAGGCATGCCCGCCCACACCGCCGTCGTACCAATCGGCGATGAACAGCGTGCCATCGGGCGCCACGCAAATATCATCGGGGCGAAAGTAGTCGTCGCCTTGGCTGGTAATCAGCAATTCGCTGGTGGCGGTCATGCCAGCGCCCGACGGCGTATGTCGATATGCGCGAACCTCGCGTGGCCCGGCATCGCAGTGCAGCGCGGCGCCGCGCAGCTTGGGAAAGGCGGCGCCTTCATAACAGCAAATGCCACACGGCGAACCAAATCCGGTGACCAGCGTGGCCGGCACAAAGCCGGGCACATGCCCCCGAAAATGCCAATGCTCGCCAAACGGCGTGCCGGGTGGAACTTTGGCGGGAGGATGACCAAACCAACCATAGTCGCCCCCTGCCATGATCCAGCAAATGCGCGCGCTCTGGTTGCCATCGTTGTCGTTGTCGCTGCAAATCACTTCGCCAAATGAATTGACGCATAGCTCGTAAGGGTTGCGAAAATTGACGGCGACCGTTTCGAGTCGCGTGCCATCCAACTCGCCGCGCAGCATGGCGCCCCACTGGTATTTGATATGCGATCCGTCGGCGCCAGTGACGTCGAAACCGCCGTCGCCATGCGCCATCCACCACTTATGATCAGGACCGAGCACCAGGCTGTGCGCGCCGTGGTCGTGATTGTGCCCGCCAAAGCCGGTAAGAAGCTTTTTTGGTGGGCCATCGGCGCGAAGATCGCCATCGTTGTCTTCAAAGACCCACAGGTCCGGACTGGTGGCGACGTACACCTTGGGCCCGGCAACGCAAACGCTCATGGGACAGAACAGTCCTTCGGCGAACACGGTCGCGCGATCCGCACGTCCGTCGCCGTCAGTGTCTTGGAGCACTTTGATTTTGTCGGCTGGCGGCATCTTTGCCTGGCCGCGGTAGTGCTGAATCTCGGCAACCCAGACTCGACCCTGAGTATCGACATCGATGGCGGCCGGATTGGTGAGCAGCGGTTCGGCGGCAAACAATTCCACCACGGCGCCGGCCGGAGATTGCAGCTTTTTGACGGCCTCCTCTGGTGGAAGTTGCGCCAGCGCGGACGATGAGATGAAAATGAAAAGCAGCGTTTTTGCGGCGAATCGCACCATCCACTCCCAGGCCATTCGGTCTTGATGGCTTCAGCTTTAGTAGTTGAATCGCAAGCCACGGGCGCGCAAATCGCGCACCAATTGACTGTTGCCTACATATTGCACGGCGTCGAACCCGGCGTCACGCGCCCCTTCGACATTCCCCAGAACATCGTCAACGAAGAAGATCTCGGCCGGCGCCACGCCAGCCAACTCGGCGGCGGCGTGATAGATCTTTGCTTCAGGCTTGACGGCGCCTATGCGGAAGCTCAATGCCAATGTTTCAAACGGCTTGGGAATCAGGCTATACCGACCGTCCGCAAAAAAATTGTAGTGCAACTCGTTGGTGTTCGAGAGCAATCCTAGTCGATAGCCGGCGCCCCACAGACTGGCCAGCACGCCGCAGGTTGAGACGTTCACTTCAAAGATGTCGCTCGCCGCAACGGCCAGTTGCGACAAGGGTGGCCGGCGCTCGATCTGCTGGCAAATTCGCTCGTAGAATTCAGCCGTGCCAATATCGCCTCGCTCGTAATCGATTTCCAAGCCAGTATCGAACAACGCGTGGCGCACTGACTCTGTTTCGACGCCCGCCACCTGCGCTATCTGCCGGCACATGCGCGCATGGCTGAACTTCAGGAGCACGCCGCCGAGGTCAAAGTACAAAAACTGGATCGCCATACCGCCAATCGCTTCGTGCTGGTTCGTATTTGGGTGCCACAAGATTACGAACCACGGCGGCGAATATCCAGCAGTCCTATATCCCGCGCGCGAAAAAAACCTTCCGCCTGTCGCCAAGCGGAAGGTTCGCATTGCGCCATCACAGCGCCGGCTGTTTGACCGCGTTAGCGGTTGAAGTAGAAGCCGAACCCGCCACCGGGATATCCGTAGCTCGGATACCGGAAGCCCGGAGCGCCAAAGCCGGCGCCATAACCGGCCCCATAGCCCATCCCGTAGCCGGCGCCGTAGCGGAAGCCGCTGCCATAGCTTCCGGGGAATCGACCGTAAGGAGCACAGTGTGGCCGATAATGATTGTGGTGTCCGCCCCAATAGTTGCTCTGCCAACCATTTCCGTAACCGCCGCCATGGCCCCACCCACCAGCCATGACAGTACCGGAGGCAAACGTCATGCTCGCCAGCACGACCAGGGCCAACAGTCCGCGTTTCATCGCATGTTCCTTTCTGTTTGGCGAAGCGCCGCGATGAGGTTCCAACTCATCGCTCGTTGCGAAGGCAATACTTCGCACCGGGCGTGCCAAATATCTGGGACCAGGAGAAACGCCGCAAAACCGGGACAAATCGAGCAGATTGCCATGCCGCGGCGCATTTACACCAGGTCAAAATGATGGCGCGCGCCGTCGTATTGATAATGCAGCGGATGCGAAACTAGCGAGTAGCAGTGACCAAGGCGTCGATGAGGCGGTCGAGATCGTCGTCGTTTTGGTAAACGTGCGGACTGAGCCGCAACCTTCCCGCACGATGATTGACGATCACGTCGCGCGTGGCGCAGTGGCGCCGTAACTGGGCAGGGTCGCGGCCGGGCAGTTCGCACGCAACGATCCCGCTGCTATGGCCATCTTCGCGGCGACTGACGATGCGCGCTCCGATTCGGGTCAGTCGATCGCAGAGACGGTCGGTGTATTCCAGCAGTCGCTCGGAGATTCGATCAATGCCATAGGTTTCCAACAACCGCAGACTGGCGCCCAGGGCCAAGCAGCCCGCCAGATTTTGCGAACCTCCTTCGAATCGAGAGGCGGCCGGCTTGAGATCCAGATCAGTCCTAGTGAAGTCGCCGGCATGGCGCACGCTATGCCAGCCCACATTGAGCGGCCGCAGTTCCTCAAGTCGGCTGCGGCGGATATAGAGCAGCCCGGCGCCTTCGGGGCCGAGCATCCATTTGTGCCCATCGGCGGCGAGGAAGTCGATTCCAAGCTGATCGACCTGAAGCGGCAGCACGCCCAATCCCTGGATGGCGTCGACCAGCAAGGCAATGCCGCGATCCTGCGCAAGCGCGGCGATCTGCTCGAGATGGTTGCGCCAGCCGGTCGCATATCCGACCCAGCTTACGGCAATCAGGCGTGTGCGCTGGTCGCAAGCAGCGGCTAGCGCATTCAGGTCGAGAGCTTCGCTATTGGCAGGCACGCGGCGCGTTTCGACGCCTCGGCTTTGAAGGTTGAGCCAAGGGTAAAGATTCGAGGGAAATTCGTACGGCGGCACGACTACGTTGTCGCCGGGACGCCACGGAAAACCCTCGGCCACCAATCCGATTCCCTGCGTGGTGTTGCCGACCAGAGCTATCTCGTCGACATGTGCGCCAATGAGCCGTGCCGCGGTCTGCCGGGTGGCCTCGGCGCCTAGCTCCCATTGGCTCCACAACTTGGCGCCGCTATTGGCCAATTGCTCGGCGTATTCAACTAGCGCGGACGCCGCCGGCTGAGAAAGGGGCGCCACCGCCGCATGATCGAAGTAGGCGTACCGCTGGGCCACGGGCATTTGAGCCCGAAACTGCTCCCAAGTTGGCGGTGCTACAGTCGACATAGCCAGTCCGATTTCCGCCAGGGCAAAACTGGTGATGAGCAAGGCGAAGTTTGCCGAATCACGTATGCAAGGCGGCGGGCGAACCTCGTGGCCCTGAGGGCCAGCGCCAACTATACTCGGAACACTTGCCGCCCCCTACCGATCCGCTTGCAGGAGTCTGTTGGAATGCCGAAGGCCCTCACCATCTCAGGGCTGGTTGTCTCAGCCTTGTTGATTCTGGTTTTTGGCGCGGATCTGGCGATCGGTGTCCCGCTAGGCGGGGTCAGCAAACTGATGGATAGCTTGTTTGTGGTGGCCGCCGCCATACTGGGGTATATGAGCTGGAGCTCATTTCGAGAGCAAGCATAGTCTCAGCAAAGGCTCAAGCGGCACGGCGATGCAGAATTGACTGGGCGGGTTGCGGTTTGCGTTCTTGTAGCCTGCGCTGGACGTACTCCCGCACATTGACAATGGCCAGTTGCTGCTGCTGGACGGAATAGCTCAAGACGCGTTCGAGCGCCTTGATGCCGGCGGCGCCGGCCTGATCCAACAGCGCGACGTTGATCGCCAAATGAAAGAAACCTCCGGCCGCCGCGGAAGCTAACGAGCGATTGGCGCTGCGCACTGAGCCGCCCAGCGAGAAGCGCTCGCGATCAGGAAAATGAACCGACGCGTCAACTCTCCACAGTCCAAAGCGCGTCGGTTGCGGCGACGCACCGCAAACGCCGGCGCCAGACCTGAACAACCGCAATGACCGAGCAACCAGTGAAACCGATTCGCTTTTCGGAGCAAGTCGCAGGGCGGTAACTCCCCAGCGCGCCGCCACATCGAGATGATTCGATTCCGTGTCGCTGGCCAAGCTGCTTACTTGCAACCCTGCGGCCGCGGCGCGATCGAGTCGTCGTGTCAACTCGCGGTGGTATACGGTTCGGGTCGCGGAGGGGCCTGCCCAGGTGGCATCTGTCGCCAGACCTACCTCTTGCACTGGACTGACGCTTAAGACACGGTCGAGCGACTTTGATGCGGCCGGATCGGGACAGAACCAGGTTGCGGACAAACCTAGCCCACTGAGCAACTTGACCAGGTCTCCCACCCGCGATGGCGCTGCTTCGAGCGGTCGCGGCGCCGCCAGATCGAGCGAGATGACAAACGAGCCAGCATCGGTTTGCACACGCATCGACAATCCATCCATGGACAATCGAAAGGGCCTCGCACCTATACTAGGCAATCGGCGTGGACGGCAGCGGCGCTCGACGATTTCACTCTCGCAGGCGGCCAGATGTGAAGCGACGTCGATCAATCGGATTGCGCGGCCGGCAAAGTTTACCTGGACGCTAAGAACTGGCCGCCGCATCGGCAAGGATCGCTTCAACCATTCCGCGCATGTTGTACGTTTGGGCCTCTAATTGCGGCGGATAGCCCACGGCGCGCAGCGCGTCTGAGGTGATCGGACTAATGCTGACGAGGCGTGTGCGGCGAAGCGCTTCGCCGAACTGTCGCACCACTGCACGGGCAATGGCGCTACTAGTGACGGTCAGATAATCAGCGTCTCCCCCCGAAAGTGCGGCAGCAACGCTTGCATCGGGTTCGTTGGCGTCGCGACTTTGATAGACAATCACCTGGTCGACGTGAGCGCCGGCCTCCTGCAAGCGCTCGCTGAGCACCTCGCGCCCACGGCTAGCGCGCAGCAGCAAACAGTGTTTGTCGCGCACAAGTGGGGCAAGCGCGCCGGCAAGCGCTTCGGCGCGGTAGTCCTGTGGCTGAAGATCAGACTTCAGGCGGTAGCGCATCAGCGCTTCGCTGGTCCCTGAGCCAATGGCGGCAATCCTGGCGCCGCCGAGCGCGCGCAGATCACCGCCCAGCAAAATCAATCGCTCTAGAAAATAGCGCACGCCATTGGCGCTGGAGAACACCAGCCAGTCGTAGCTGGACAGCCGCGCGATTGCGTCGTCGACCGCCGCCTGGTCCGCTGGCGCGCCGATCACGATGGCCGGAGACGAGAGCACCTGGGCGCCTTGCTGCTCCAATAGCCGTCGCAGTTCATTTTGCTGCTCGTCCGCGCGGGTCACGATCACCGTCTTGCCAAACAGTGGCCGACTGGTGAACCAGTCAATGCCGCTCGTTTCCGCGGCGACGGGTCCCACGACAAAGGCGATTGGCGGCCGCAGCTTTTCAAGCTGCAGTCGCTCGGCAACGTCGCGCAGCACGCAGCGGATCGTTTGCTGATCTGGCCAGGAGCAGCGGCGCACGATGGCGACGGGCGTATCCGCCGGTTTGCCGGCCGCAATCAAGGCAGCGCACCAATGCGGCGCCGTGGTCACTCCCATATAGACCACTAGCGTTCCCGGAAACGCGGCCAGGGCGCGATAATCGATTGCCGATGCCGCCTTGCCGTCTTGTTCCTGTCCCGTGACGAAGGCGACGGCCGACGCGATGTCGCGATGGGTGAGCGGCACGCCCGCATAGGCGCTGATGGCGACGGCGGTGGTCACGCCGGGGACGATTTCGAAGGGAACCCGCGCCGCGACCAGGGCTTGCACCTCTTCCGCGGCGCGTCCAAAGATCATGGGGTCTCCAGACTTCAGCCGAACCACCGCTCGACCTTCCTGGGCCGCGGCGATCATGCGCCGATTGATTTCGGTTTGCGACCAAAGGCGTCCCCCGCCATGGCGTCCGAGGCAGACGATCTCCGCTTGCGGCGCGGCATGCTTGAGGACGCGCGGATTGACCAAGTAGTCGTAGAGGACCAGATCGGCCTGTTGCAGGCACTCGACTCCGCGCAGCGTAATCAGGTCCGCATCGCCGGGTCCGGCGCCCACCAGGTAGACCATGGCAGCAGTGGAGCGGGGCTTGAGGGACATGAAATGCGGCCCGTTTGCGTGGATGCGCGATTGAGTTAAAGTGGTGTGAGACTCAAATTCTTCGTCGGCGCCGGCTCATTAGGCGCTATTCGCCTCCCCTCCGCACCGCGCAGTTTCAGCCACTATGGCAAGCCAAGACACCACCGGTCGGCAGCCGATCTCGCCGCAAACCCGCGCTCGCCTGCAGGAGTTGTTTAATCGCGGCAATCAGATGATGGCGAAAGGCAGCTTCGACTACGCGGAGGAAATGTTCACCAGTTGCGTGTTGGGCGATCCGGCGAACGTGCTCTACATCCAAAATTTCCTGGCGAACGAACAGAAGAAATATAACAACAACAAAAAAGGGAGCAAACTCGCCGCCATCAAGGGGGCGGGCCCCCGCGCGGCGATCAAGAAGGCCAGTCTTTCCAAGGATTGGAAAGGAACGATCAAGGCGGGGCTCGATTTTTTGAAGCTCAATCCCTGGGACATTTCGACGCTCAAGGCGATGGCCGCCGCGTGCGACGAGTTGGATTACGAAGACTCGCAATTGGCGCTGCTCAAGGCGGCGCTCGACGCCGACATCAACGACGGCGAAATCAATCGGCTGGCCGGACGCGCGCTGGCGCGCGTGCAGCGCTACGACGACGCCATTCGCTGTTGGGTACGCGTGCAGAAGGCGGTCCCCGGCGACCCCGAGGCCGCGAAGGCGATCGGCGATTTGACCGTTGAGAAGACGATTAACAAGGGGGGCTACGAGGGAGCGGAATCGACTCGCGACGCCAAACTGCAACGCAGCGACGATGCGGCGCCCGTTGGGTTGCAAATGTCGCCCGAGCGACAACTGGAAAAGGCGATCGCCAAAGATCCGGCCGATGCGTCGAACTACGTCAAATTGGCCGAGTTGCATTTGAATAAGGATCAGCTTGATGAAGGCGAAAAGTGGTTGACCAAGGCGGTGGAAGTTTCGGGTCGCGACATCAACCTGATTGAGCGGCTCGAAAATGTGCAACTCGCGCGCATGAAGGAGCATGTGGCGATCGCCGAAAAGCAAGCCCGTGAAAAGCGAACGCAAGAGACGATCGACGCCTTTAACCAGATGAAGGCCGAGCTGAACCATCGCGAGATGGAGGTGTTTCGAGGCCGCGCCGATCGCAATCCCAACCATACGGGCTACAAATACGAACTCGGTGTGCGGCTACATCGGGCCGGGATGTACAAAGAGGCGATTCCGCTGCTACAGCAAGCGCAAAGCGACCTGACCCGGCAAGGCGAAGTGCGGCTGTTGCTGGGAGAATGCTTTCAGCAAATCAAGCAGTACAGTCTGGCCATGAGCAATTATGAAGGGGCCATTGGCTCGATCTCGGCGGTCGACACCGAGCGGCGAAAGCTGGCGTTGTACCGGGCGGGCAAGCTGGCCATTGGCCTGAAAGACGCGGCCCGGGCAAACAAATACCTCACGGAATTGGCGGGTCTTGATTTCGGTTACAAAGACACGGCGGCTCTACTGGACAAACTCAGCGAGATACAGGATAAAGGCTGATTCCAAATCACGTTACCAGCCGTAGTTCGCTGGCCTTTGTCCTAGAAAAGCTGACTCTCCATGCCACAGACCAAGAGCGCCAAGAAACGCTTCC contains:
- a CDS encoding HEAT repeat domain-containing protein, with amino-acid sequence MRFAAKTLLFIFISSSALAQLPPEEAVKKLQSPAGAVVELFAAEPLLTNPAAIDVDTQGRVWVAEIQHYRGQAKMPPADKIKVLQDTDGDGRADRATVFAEGLFCPMSVCVAGPKVYVATSPDLWVFEDNDGDLRADGPPKKLLTGFGGHNHDHGAHSLVLGPDHKWWMAHGDGGFDVTGADGSHIKYQWGAMLRGELDGTRLETVAVNFRNPYELCVNSFGEVICSDNDNDGNQSARICWIMAGGDYGWFGHPPAKVPPGTPFGEHWHFRGHVPGFVPATLVTGFGSPCGICCYEGAAFPKLRGAALHCDAGPREVRAYRHTPSGAGMTATSELLITSQGDDYFRPDDICVAPDGTLFIADWYDGGVGGHAYNNPHQGRIYRLKPSVALEPPLAKPGPYTTASAALAALASPNLATQFLAREHLLATPAETVPALQSLVATAQPELAARALWLLDRIGGDARQAVVQQLSSKAPRDRELAVRILARHGEQYMPLILERLGDESPGVQREALLAIGQSPTDAGRQALLRYARGYRDGDRYLTEAMHIAARSNKAELFDVVSRPESTSLERFDLLQALDSDRAATMLAAELERASAPERVPAIVNRLSWIDSPQAGRAVWSVARNPQFGAEVRATTLKLVSRNLAGAWKPLRDDAGFDGDLRAVLVEPTLCGAAIELIAEHAITSQGDALIDLLADSSLKAADRQAAAVALARIRPAEAERKLAALAASPDDMTRHLTLDTLIRMQAWLPLADLFAAADEAMRRQIVGQMAHESAGAIALYKWIDSGKLSGALSEVAIAAAIKHPDTNVRVLYDRFVPEDRKPKRLGSDVSAAAILELAGDARRGREVFLRSAAAQCNKCHAIGGAGGAIGPDLTTIGKKYERAALLETILQPSKAIAPEYVPYLIETSAGQIHLGFVAQRDDREVVLKDAENRIMRIPVDQIESIEAQTKSLMPELVLQEVTAQDAADLLAYLTSLKGP
- a CDS encoding HAD family phosphatase, encoding MAIQFLYFDLGGVLLKFSHARMCRQIAQVAGVETESVRHALFDTGLEIDYERGDIGTAEFYERICQQIERRPPLSQLAVAASDIFEVNVSTCGVLASLWGAGYRLGLLSNTNELHYNFFADGRYSLIPKPFETLALSFRIGAVKPEAKIYHAAAELAGVAPAEIFFVDDVLGNVEGARDAGFDAVQYVGNSQLVRDLRARGLRFNY
- a CDS encoding aminotransferase class V-fold PLP-dependent enzyme, translated to MSTVAPPTWEQFRAQMPVAQRYAYFDHAAVAPLSQPAASALVEYAEQLANSGAKLWSQWELGAEATRQTAARLIGAHVDEIALVGNTTQGIGLVAEGFPWRPGDNVVVPPYEFPSNLYPWLNLQSRGVETRRVPANSEALDLNALAAACDQRTRLIAVSWVGYATGWRNHLEQIAALAQDRGIALLVDAIQGLGVLPLQVDQLGIDFLAADGHKWMLGPEGAGLLYIRRSRLEELRPLNVGWHSVRHAGDFTRTDLDLKPAASRFEGGSQNLAGCLALGASLRLLETYGIDRISERLLEYTDRLCDRLTRIGARIVSRREDGHSSGIVACELPGRDPAQLRRHCATRDVIVNHRAGRLRLSPHVYQNDDDLDRLIDALVTATR
- the cobA gene encoding uroporphyrinogen-III C-methyltransferase, whose protein sequence is MSLKPRSTAAMVYLVGAGPGDADLITLRGVECLQQADLVLYDYLVNPRVLKHAAPQAEIVCLGRHGGGRLWSQTEINRRMIAAAQEGRAVVRLKSGDPMIFGRAAEEVQALVAARVPFEIVPGVTTAVAISAYAGVPLTHRDIASAVAFVTGQEQDGKAASAIDYRALAAFPGTLVVYMGVTTAPHWCAALIAAGKPADTPVAIVRRCSWPDQQTIRCVLRDVAERLQLEKLRPPIAFVVGPVAAETSGIDWFTSRPLFGKTVIVTRADEQQNELRRLLEQQGAQVLSSPAIVIGAPADQAAVDDAIARLSSYDWLVFSSANGVRYFLERLILLGGDLRALGGARIAAIGSGTSEALMRYRLKSDLQPQDYRAEALAGALAPLVRDKHCLLLRASRGREVLSERLQEAGAHVDQVIVYQSRDANEPDASVAAALSGGDADYLTVTSSAIARAVVRQFGEALRRTRLVSISPITSDALRAVGYPPQLEAQTYNMRGMVEAILADAAASS